One Hemitrygon akajei chromosome 11, sHemAka1.3, whole genome shotgun sequence DNA segment encodes these proteins:
- the glmp gene encoding LOW QUALITY PROTEIN: glycosylated lysosomal membrane protein (The sequence of the model RefSeq protein was modified relative to this genomic sequence to represent the inferred CDS: inserted 2 bases in 1 codon), with product MASVSLLLSSWLLALGSGSLPLDESYRRQVTFEYNPGRNSSMPAAPNVLHIRALGPSDTIHYLWSSLGAPTVLQVYSRSPNSTLHIDWSRLQLLDPTDAIRIEPAEAVVYSTAVIFSRLLEYDDVNDTADMSRVPADRIYPPYQLQDFTWEDANATLNRTTLTAQLQGYNATGTPXFANGSITFRITAFEGTGRDADLPRLFHTANTSKLEFVIEGLKPRGNRSRFGLELMVLEEAGTQRSMRVSKTIDDEYTPSIFKVTELVGAPENGSSQRGFLQWKPVAYGADPPQRGNSMQSRDYGLRTGHNCSLPTASLAFAFDRTAPTRHTHVSALNVSFGSASQWLYPTHHHISWSVLVGHGAPPEDTFSVLVIAIMAVGLGLPAVLLLVGGVYVCIHRSRLSPTGYQPIN from the exons ATGGCGTCAGTATCGCTGCTGCTTTCCTCCTGGCTGCTCGCCTTGGGATCGGGCTCGCTGCCGCTCGATGAGTCCTACCGTAGACAG GTCACCTTCGAATACAATCCCGGACGGAACAGCTCCATGCCGGCGGCTCCCAATGTGCTCCATATCCGGGCCCTGGGTCCCAGCGACACCATCCACTACCTCTGGAGCTCGCTCGGAGCCCCCACTGTCCTGCAGGTCTACAGCAGAAGCCCCAACAGCACCCTGCACATCGACTGGAGCCGTCTGCAGCTCCTGGACCCCACAGACGCCATCCGCATCGAGCCCGCTGAGGCTGTGGTCTACTCCACTGCTGTCATCTTCTCCCGG CTCCTGGAGTATGATGACGTGAACGATACTGCTGATATGTCCCGGGTGCCGGCCGACAGAATCTACCCCCCCTACCAGCTGCAGGACTTCACCTGGGAGGACGCCAATGCCACTCTGAACCGTACTACGCTGACCGCGCAGCTCCAGGGCTACAACGCTACTGGGACCCC CTTTGCCAACGGCAGCATCACCTTCCGG ATTACAGCGTTCGAGGGTACTGGCCGTGACGCTGACCTCCCTCGTCTCTTCCACACGGCCAACACCTCGAAGCTGGAGTTTGTCATCGAGGGGCTGAAGCCGCGAGGCAATCGGTCACGGTTTGGCCTGGAGCTGATGGTGCTCGAGGAGGCAGGGACTCAGCGGTCAATGAGGGTCAGCAAAACCATCGATGATGAGTACACGCCGAGCATTTTCAAG gTGACCGAGCTGGTGGGGGCTCCGGAGAACGGCAGCAGCCAGCGTGGTTTTCTCCAGTGGAAGCCCGTGGCCTACGGTGCGGACCCGCCCCAGCGGGGTAACTCTATGCAGTCCCGTGACTACGGGCTGCGGACGGGGCATAATTGCAGCCTCCCAACTGCCAGCCTGGCCTTCGCCTTCGACCGGACGGCGCCCACTCGACACACGCACGTCTCTGCCCTCAACGTCTCCTTTGGCAGCGCCAGCCAGTGGCTCTATCCCACCCACCACCATATCAGCTG GTCAGTGCTGGTAGGACACGGGGCGCCCCCCGAGGACACCTTCTCAGTGTTGGTCATCGCTATCATGGCAGTGGGGTTGGGCCTGCCTGCAGTCCTCCTGCTGGTGGGGGGCGTGTACGTGTGCATCCATCGCTCGAGGCTGTCACCCACGGGATACCAGCCTATCAACTGA